Genomic DNA from Schistocerca gregaria isolate iqSchGreg1 chromosome 4, iqSchGreg1.2, whole genome shotgun sequence:
ttgtgtttttccaacGTCGCAGTCTTGATTTTTCTCTCGCGTAATTTCAAAGGTGTTCATAATATAAATTGCATTGCTCAGCTATGTAGCTCACAATTTCTTGGCTAAAAAAACTTGGAAGCAGTCGTTTACAGTATATAAATCATCTAAATTGACGATTTAGCAACCGGAACCACTGTTATGGAAATTATACACTTTAGGATCCAATTAAGAGTGTTTCCATCTAAAATCAACTGTTTTGTGTATCTTAGGAGATTTTTTCAGGCATACGCTCAGGTTCTTCTTCGGAATCGGAGAAAGAATCGAAGATAACATCAAAATCTGGATCTTCATTTACTGGTTCAGCGTTTGTTGGTTCAcagatttttttcatatttgtggTGACAGATTTATCTGCCAGCTCGTCGTCATCATTATCTGTCCACCCATAATCAGCTGGATTGGGCATGATGATGTCCTCGTCGTCACTTTGGTTTAGAATACTCAGCAGCTCATCGTCCGTAAACGGGCGGTAACGTCGCGTCATTTTATTCAGTAACGCGGAAACGGCCGCACACAAACTAGGTAATCTAGCGATACGAATGACTTAGCagaaagagaattcagcattcaataCTCGTTCAGGTATTTCCTAGTAGGCTATTCCAACAATTAAACTGCATACTTGCGCAACAATTACCTCAGACTCGCTGGCCCGATTGTCGGCGTTATACGTAACTatacgattagattagattagattagattagattaatacttgttccatagatcatgaatacgacacttcgtaatgatgtggaacgtgtcaggttaataaaagatgtctgtacaagaaattacattacacaaaatattgcatgacactaatgattaagtttttttttttttacttactttatatctaaaaattcagccaatgagtagaaggagttgtcatctagaaattcttttaatttatttttaaatgttagttggctatctgtcaggcttttgatgctgtttggtaggtgcccaaagacttttgtggcagcataatttacccctttctgtgccaaagtcagatttaaccctgcatagtgaagatcatcctttctcctggtgttataggtatgcacactgctattacttttgaattgggttggattattatcaacaaatttcataagggaatatatatactgtgaggttactgtgaggatccctagatccttaaatagatgtctgcaggatgaccgtgggtgggctccagcaattattctgattacacgtttttgtgcaatgaatacttttctactcaacgatgaattaccccagaatatgatgccatacgaaagcagtgaatgaaagtaggcatagtaagctaatttactgagattcttatcaccaaaatttgcaataaccctaatagcatacgtagctgaactcagacgtttcagcagaccatcaatgtgttgcttccagtttaacctctcatcaatggacacacctaaaaattttgaaaattctaccttagctacagacttctgttcaaattctatatttattactggagttttgccatttactgtacggaactgtatatactgtgttttatcaaaatttaaagagagtccgtttgctgagaaccacttaataattttgtgaaaaacatcatttacaattacatcacttagttcttggtttttggatgttattactatacttgtatcatcagcaaaaagaactaactttgcatcttcatcaatgtggaatggtaagtcattaatgtatatcaagaacagtaaaggacctaagaccgaaccctgtgggaccccgtgcttgatagcaccccagtttgaggaatcagctgttttaacattacacgaaccacttatttcaactttctgcattcttccagttaagtatgaattaaaccatttgtgcactgccccactcaaaccataatgatttagcttatctaaaagaattccatgatttacacaatcaaaggcctttgagagatcacaaaaaataccaatgggtgatgtccggttattcagagcatttaatatttgatcagtgaaagcatatatagcattttctgttgaaaagcctttctgaaaaccaaactgacattttgttagtactttatttttacaaatatgggaggctactcttgaatacattactttctcaaaaatttttgacagagctgtcagaagagagattgggcggtagttgttgacatccgacatatccccctttttatgcaatggttttacaatggcatatttcagtctatcagggaaaacaccctgctccaaagagctattacatacgtggctgagaattctacttatctgtggggaacaagctttaagtactttgctggaaatgccatcaattccgtaagagcttttacttttcagtgagtttattattttactgatttcagagggagaggttggtggaattacagctgtttcaaactgtgcaggtatggcctcttctattaatagccttgcctcttctagtgaagatctagatcctattttctccacaacatttaaaaaatgattattcaaaatattttcaatttctgattgtttgttagtgcacttgtcattcaattttattgcactaaagtcttcctgtgctcttggttgccctgtttccctttcaataatattccaaattgcttctgTAGCAGGGAACcgctgcaagtatttttttttttttttttaatagcaaatagtatatatacgtctggagcactgaaacgattggcgtatatttacgtctggagcagtgaaagggttaaagaGCTGGTGATTAACCCTTTCACTCCTGTTGACATGTATACACATCCTGCTACAGTGTTTCCCAGGTGTTGTAGACTTGTATCCATGAGCCACTTAGGTTTTCCTACAGTGATATGAATGTGTGAATGCGTCCTGAGCCGCTGACCTACACTGCTGTGGGCAATTACTTCCATATCTCAGCACATAAAAAATATGAAGTATTTATCATATAACATATGTCCTTCATTGTGTGCTACATAAGCAAAAAATCTCATTTCGAAATCTCAAAGTCGTTTATGAGATACGACAGTTGTTCTGACCtcatgatttgcaatgtgcagggATGTGAATGGGTGCTTCACAGGTGACTTTCCTTCAGATATGAAACCCAATAACTTGAGAATAgccttctgctctcaattttaaataaaattccgaTATCTTATCCACATTCCAATAACCAGCTttgcaaaatatttacaatttcacaCAATATTTTACTTAATCAGATGCAGCGTACTAAGTATGACAGATAACAAAAAGGAATTGAGTTCTTTATCGAGTGAAGACAGGAGATGTACAaagtcaaatttttttcacaaaatagtttttgaaaaatagGATGATATGTGCTTCCTCCTGACACATAACGCAACAGGCTTCCCGACACTAGAAGTGTTTCAGACTAACTCAGTTTGTTTTATTTTCCACTGAAGACACCACCTCAAACTTGTAGGGACAGTGTCCACAGGAGAGGATACTACTTGACGAACCTTAGGTATGTGACTAAACACACCCATTCCAAGCAGCTTCCAATCATTTGACATCAGTGAGAGTGAATTCCAGCTGCTTATTAACAGCAACTTACTCATTCCGTGCCCAAGAACAGCATACACAATGGGACTGAATTGTAACAGCTGAATTGTTTTCCTGAGCAGTAAATAAACATCTTTAGTAAATCCCAAgattcataatatatacagcatggTAATTACAAGTTTCGCGTAATAACTGAAGTGACAATGTCAAAGAATGTTATTTGTGTTATATGAGAAAAACCTGGGATAAAGTTAATGATTCCATGAAGCTAACTTGGTGTCTCAAACTTTTATTTGTCAAGGTTATGATCACTACCACATTAGCATTTACAAACACAAAAATGCCCTAAATTTATGACAAATAATTTGCAAGACAGAAATCAACATGTTTACTAGTTAAAAATTATGAACGCCATTGAAAGACTTGTCTGCATCTGTACCATAGAAGTTTTGAAAGGTAATCCACACAAATTTTGCTTTGCTATTCATGTGTTCTATGTGATTGGTGGTGGCATTTGTGCACTCCAACTTGCTGTATATTGCCAGAATGCAGCCTGTCACTATCAAAGCCACAACCCAAACATTAAGCAAAATTACTGGAgttgccacacacatccatgacagatagTAGGAAATAGTTCAAGGCTGAGGGAGTCTGCAAATTCTGTGCAAAAAGATTGCATAAGAGAGATTTGATGTTTGCATTGTTCTAGTCATGGAGGAATGGGGAAGCAGCACAATTGGTGTCAACATTTAGCAAGTGGACTGCCACTTGTTTACCAAAGGATGTTTCACTGCCAGGTCAGGCACACACTGTGAGGTACTGCCATGGCCGCTGTCAGCCACGcagcagtcaatgtgttaaacaGAAAATAACCAAAACTTTGGAAATGTCCCGACAGAGGCAGCACTGTGTATATTCCTCAGTACATGAGTCAGAGAAGCAGAATACAAAGTTCCAAGATACTTCACAGaagactttcatggaaatgcaCATCCTATATTTTCAGCTTGCACTTTCCCATGTGCTGAACTTAATCGATTCTGGATTGGCACTGTGCCATGTGGATACACCACTTCAGGCATCATCATATTGGACATCAGCCTAGATGGAAGTCACCCACAGGTGGGGAAAAGATGACATGGCCAAGAAGGACATCTGGTGCCACCAAAACATACAGCAGCCACAGTGTGCCATCAAAATATACTGTGGCCATGGTGGTCTCCCAGCAAGCATCCCAGCTAGACAGTGGGAACCAGCACAAATGCCAACAACAGGCCAACATCTATATATAcactccatactctgcaaaccactgtgatgcACATGGAAAAAGATACTTCCCATTGCAACAAATATTGGAGTTTCTTCCCATTTCATATACGTATGTAAGGTGGGGAGAATAACTACTTAAATGCCTCTGTACACAATGTAATTTGTGGAACATTGGCTTGGTGGTTCCTAAAGAAAGGATACATAAGACACTGGTATATTATAAGGAGCCacaatttatatggatattgtgggAGGTCTTTTGATAAGATTAATGCTACAGTACTTGTTTAACAAAGCAGAAGATGCCAGCCAGTGCCTCTGAAAGCCAAAGTTGCAACATCTTACAGTTGTGGCAGGGATTTTGGAGGAACTGACTAAAAGGGAAAACACGGGTAAATGAAATCATCACCCAACGATGACATTCAGTCATTCCAATCTGCTGTGCTTCGAGGGTGTGAATGCTGTAGTTGGAGAAGCATTATTCAGCTGGCTCACATATAGACCACCCAAATCTGACCCTCATTCTCAAACTGAGTTTAGTAGTATCCATCCGGGTGGGTACGATACACCTAGTGATGCCATCAATGCCAGCCAATACAAGAATACCATTTGCAGTTCAAGTGGAACAGTCAGCCACCACCAGATTTCGCTGTCCACAGCTGCAGGCTTCCACCTGAGCTGAAGTCTGCACGCGGTCAATTTGGTGCCACACACTGCAGAGTCATCTGCTGAGTGACTACCTTTTGCTGACAGCCCCCTCTCGGGTGAACCGTGGGTTCAGCCTGAGCCACTTAGCTGCACTGTCACTGTCTGCCAGCCTCTGCATATTGTTGCTGTCCAGTACCCAGAGTAGGTGCACACCATTGTCTCCAGCCATGCTGGATGCCACGATCCAGCACTGCCTGATGTGCTGTGTTGCACACTGTCACTACATTGCACACTGGCACTACGGGAACAACCAAGCAGCCAGGGCTGTTCTCCATTACTCATCACTAACAACCCAGTGCCTGGCATCAGCTCTCTGCAGCTGTCTTGACACCAGCACACACCACCTCCGGCATACATCACCTTTCTGCCAGACTTCCGCTGATGTCAGCATGATCCAAGTGACCATGGCCGATGATGATATTGAGGGCACCGACCTCCTTTCCAGCTACAACTCCATCTCTAATTGTCACGAATATAGGCTTTCTTAAGCAGGGATCTCTTCGTGGCCCTTCACCGTTAAGACTCCGGCTCACCATCACCATGACACCATCACAACATCCACATGCAGGAGGGAGAGCAACATTCCATCCATCTTGCtgtagccattgtcctttttggcAAGCTGAAAAAGCTAAATACAATTAAGTCTCACACATCTCAGACAGTTATCCTGTAACATGTGAAGggtttatatttaaatttttatggaTGTTCATTCAGTTTTAGCAAACCAATTGGTTAAGTCAAGATTTGCATTGCCTGTGGTTAACAATGTTTCCAGACACCATAGTCCTAGTTCCGCATGTGGACTTTACTCAGATCTAAGAAACTCAGATTCACAAAATCCTGCCAAGAATGGTAGAGTAGAAGCACTCCCGCTTTAGTACCATGTGGAAGGCACATTCATTAATGCCACAGACACAGAAAGCATTACACTCTACCCTAGGAATGACAGACAGGAGGACTGGAGCAGAAGTGGTCCAGATACTGAAAGGAATTTTGTACCTTGTGTGAAACAGAATACCACTTCAAATATCATGAGGCAAATAGTCTATATTTTAACACACTGACTGCTGCACACTAAGAGATGGACATTTCACCACCAGGCCAGGTGCGTGACGTTAGTTGAGAGGCTCTGCTATGGCTGCCAAGGGCCACACAGCGGTCAACATTTAAGACACAACAGAGAGATTTCAAAGCCCTGGTGAAAACTTCCTTTGGTTGTTCCAATCCCAGCTGGTACCAACTGATGACTGGGGTAGTCTTTTATGCCTTTTTATAAGGTATCCAGTACCTAGTGTGTGTGGAGATAAGCCATGGATATTTTTCTAGATAAAATGGTCAGGATAGCTTCAGTTAGCTAAGGCTTCAGCACGATGTGCAAGTGAAGACTTAAGTTTGGAAAGAGGTGGTCATGCTACGAGATGGACCTTCTGATATCTAATCTATGACAGCTGGTAAAGTAGTGATAttgttagcaaaatggttcaaatggctctaagtactatgggacttaacatctgagatcatcagtcccctggacttagaactacttaaaacctaactaacctaagggcatcacacacatccatgcccgaagcaggattcgaacctgtgaccgtagtagcagtgcggttctggactgaagtgcctagaaacgcttggccgcTATTGTTAGCAGCTGTCAAGTTTGGTATCAACAGATGATCTTACAGAGGCACTGTTGCATTTATTTTTCAGACAGTGGGTCATTGCACCAAAGTATGCTACATGAAAAACAGGAATGAAATGTAATAAGACTGTAGAAGAGTGAATATGGATATCCTTTTCCTGGCTCCAAATCAAACATTAACAATCAGTCAGGTGAGAGGTTTATGGTTTTGGGTAGCTAAAAATAATTCATTATGGTCCATATACAGGCATGAAAGTACATTCAGTACTTGGACTAGATAACTTAACCTTAAttctccaaaattaaaaaaaaaaaaattgttagagtGACACCTGGCAACCTTCTATACTTTTTTAAACAAATCTCAAGATACAATAATGAAAACCAAAGAAACAAGAGTGCCAGAACAGGCTACTGTAAGCAACACAATGATGAAAAACGCAACACTAATACATACACTTCACTAATAactgagaaaatttaaaactgtattttgcttttaatttaaaaTCTAATCCTCTGTGTTCCTGTATAAACTTTACCAGCTAAAAATCATTATGGACAAGTGAGGAAACGGTCACACAGTAGCAAAAAATGATTAACAGTGTCTCCAATAGATTGGCAACTCTGAATACCATGCACAAAAGTGTGCAGACAGCCTGAGAAGTTTGGGAACATTTTGACAAAAAAGTTAaaagttttgattattagcagttatCCTAGTTAAAACAGACCAAGATTCTTCCAGTAAGTAGTCACGCAGTGGGTTGTCTGAAATAGTAAAGAAAGCCCAAGGTAGGGAAGACAACTATCATTTTTAAACCAAATGCATGACTCAGCTGGATACAAGTTAATATTACGAAACAGAGAATTGCTATATTCATAAACAGTAGTGTCTGGGCCACAGTTCTAATTAAGCATTGCATTGAACACCTGAGTGTTGTACTAAAGTAATAGGTTTAGAAATACAAACAGCAGTTTTGAGAGAAcagcctgctgctcccccccccccccccccccccaaacaacatcaacagaaaatgttttgattttattaACTGGAGACTAATGGAaagtccagattggaatatcaacaatggtgAAAACGATAGATTTCTATATACTGTAAAGACGATAATTTACAGACAGGTGCTGTGAGAAGACTGTTAAACACTGAGCTTTCAGGCAAAGCCTTCTTTAAGAAAACAAACgacgaaggagaaggaggaggaacatattcacacaagcaggcacacctcatcAACACTTGACTGCTACCTCCGGCCGCTCTGGCTGAGtcaactttatttttctttttttttttagcaatccACTCTTTTCATAACTATTGATAATTAGAGAATACTTTCATAACAGTGGCAGGAAACTACTAAGAGACTTACACAAATCAGCATTGCATACTTTGCCAGGACACATCAGTTGTACCAAATTAACTATATGAGGTCGTAAGTCATTAGGTCATGGACATTTCGAGGGCATTAATGCACACAAGCGACTtttcaaaaattgtaaaatattttttgacaactgGTTGTGTAGATTAGATTTATAAATTGAACTAGAGGAAAAACTTATCAGGATGGATTGTGAAAGTTTGACTGTTCCATGAGAAATTtacattaccagaatgagattttcactctgcagcggagtgtgcgatgatatgaaacttcctggcatgtgcCCGACcgactcggtagctcagatggtagagcagttgcccgcgaaacgcaaaggtcccgagttcaagtgttggtcgggcacacagttttaatctgccaggaagtttcaaatttacaTTATTCTGCTATAAAGCAGCATGATAACAGATCTGTGACATTGTTCAGAAATGTTAGAAAGCAAACCTAATGACTGATGTGGAAATTTATTGCACAAAGTTACAGAATTCATTCAAAGTGGCTTACCCCAAGGCAATCGAACAATATAATCGGGGTTCATAGAAGTGCAGATCCTGTTGATTCAGTAGTAGCCTTACAGATTCTGGATACATTTAAGAAAGTTGTACCATGGAATATTTTCTCATGTAGTTTATCTGATTACTGAATGCTTTGTTTTCGACAGAGGAGAAGCACTGTCAAGAAGAATACAGAGTTCCAGAAGGCCACATGTAGAGACGGAGGCTTGCTGTTCTCAGGGAAAAGTGAGGCAAGAAATCAAGGAAGTGATCTAAGTAGCTCTATTGAGAGCTCCTATATTAAAAAGGGAAGAAAGGGCCAACTGCTGTACTGGATGAAAAAGACATTCAAACATTTGCCTATTGTGTATATGTAAGGATGGAGCAAGGTTCCATCATGCTATTGGCTAGTCACAGTAAAGTGTGTGAAATGCAAAGTGATTTTATATTTCACTGCAAGCAAGAATGATTTTTTTGACCACTGATGGCTCATATCATTGGATTTTTTTTGCCATGTGGTAACAAACCTAAACTAATACTAAATAAATCAAAAGTTCAAAGTTTAAAGTGTTATAATTTATGTTCCTATTTGTAAATTTCTTACTGGGGTTCGAGCCTAAACACAATCACAAGAATAACAGAATAGGCTTCCAAGTGTAATCTTACAGTCATTGTGCAGTTCCCCCCACAAACAACACAGGTAGCAGAGCTCTAGGGCAACACACTAGTAAGAGGCTCACTCTGTGGTATTCTTACAAACAGAAGAGTAATTCCTCCACACTGATAAGGGAGGTAAAAAGCCCAgttcatctttttttttcattttataattgAGTGGGCACACGATTTTCATAACGAGCACTCTGTACACACAAAAATAGTTGTCTTATGCTACCACAGTAAAGATGTACGAGCAAAATCATTTTAAACAATAAAACAAGCAGAATATACAAGATAAAACATggtttaaataaataacaataaagtaaACTCATATTGTCTCTGCATACAAGTGTTATCCCACTGTAATGACCCAATAGCATTAAACTGTGTACCCACATCACATACACATGCCACTTCCCTCCCCCCCTGCAGAGCCAACCGCACTGCCCCAAGCAGTCAGCCCACACACAtttgttcatttctttcatcagtgaCTTAACTGAATTGAGTTTTTTGTACTTTCCTAAGTAGCTCACACATCTGGTCATGGTATTGTATGTCTGTCAGGCACATAGCTAACATACACCTACAAGAAGAGTCTCAACCATTCTAGTGAGTTTAATACGTTACTCCGTCTGGCATTTATTTGATAGAAGTTGTGAATATTACTTTTTTGTACAGAGAACATACAACATCAGTTTAAATGGAACTTTCTTAAACTCTGCATGCGACTTTAATTACGGTTAGGGTaatggtagctcaagatatctttagcaacCCTCCCTTAAGCTTCCTGTGTCCATCAATGCTGATGAGATACCCCCCCCTCCACCGATTTAGGTATTCGTACGAATGAGAATGCCAGCACTCCAATAATGAAAATTACCACATAAGTTGCAAGACAAACACTTTCACCATCACAGATTATCAGTGATCTGCAAATcgtttatgtttaacatttttgaagttgcaTTCCATTTCAGACATTTTGACATTTCCTTTGTTGTGATATAGTTCACCTCCATTTATTTGTAGCTGACATCCATTTATCTGTTTTCAATTCTATGTGGTATCttacctgctctcactattcatcacattttcttGCAACGGTAATGTGTTCTTACATgacattctataaccaatgtatagtatgaactACCAACACTACAGAAAGAACACATTTCAGTGACCAGACAGTACATAAAGCTGTGAAGAAAAACAGCACAGGAAAGGTGTTCAGAACCCAGCTTTGCAGTCGACAACCGTGACCACTTAATCACGATGCTATGGTTCTTACATTTAACTGAATGTTGCACTTGAGCTTTGACCATTCATCGTTTCTATTTATCTTTTTTCATGGTTCAGTACACCTGCCCGTCTTCATGCATTGTGTGTTTATGGGCTATACACTGGCCCATCTTACCATTACATCAGAGGCTGCAATGGGCAGGTTTCCTTGCCAGCACACAATATCCATAGCATTGAAACTTCCCAATAACACAAAAGTTATGTTACTGCAGTGACTGCAAACAAGTTGTCACTGTTCTTACTATTGCACATATTTGTGGCATTATTGCATTTGTGTACTATTTTGAATAAGGACTGTAAGGCCCAAATCTTTAGAGCACATTCAGGTTTTTGGCTGCATGTAAATTTTACTCAGCTGATGTGTGTTCATTATCTAACACCATTCTGTATACTTTTGTGCCTGAATAGTAGCTTATTGTTTACTTATTGATTCACTAAAAGGAAAAACATTTGTAATGGAATATGTCAAGCCCCAAAGGAAAACTACATTCATGCCTTTGGGCAAATAATTTACTGGACTCCTGCATCTGACAATTTTCCAAAAATCAATACCTTATTTGTCAACATAAATGAAAATTTACATGACAagaaaaaatttgtgaaactgAATAACTAGTTGATCTTCACTGAAAATTTGGACTCCACATTTAGTGACAGGGTTTAAAAACAAATACTGCTGTGTGATGCATGTTATATAATTGAAAAGCAATTGCTACAAAAGTTATACATTAAAACTAATACCTCTGCTTTAATGTACAAGCTTTCAGAATACGCATCCAATTTGAAGGTCTCTGTATATTTCTGATAAACACTAAAGGCAGCAGAAACTTAAAGctttatatatttataaataatatgaaaattaacattaaataaaaaatttccttagtacatatgtacatattgcttTTATTTAACAGTTTTTACAATGAGATCTGAAGAAAAAACCATTTCCTGGCGTTTACAGTACACAGTGAGTACTTCATTTAAATCAGTGAATCAATGAACAGTCTAGCAGAACTGTAGCAAACTTAATTCATCTGTATTTgagattgaaaataaaatataaatgatgaATCTTACTTCTCATTCCACCAAGATCAAAGCAAATTATTCTTCTGACAAATTAATGTTCTCTTAACTAAATACTTTAATAGAGACCTAACAATTTAACTGATTAAGGCAACACTGGCATAAATGATGCATTTCTGGTAAACAAAACATCTCTGGAAAGTAAGGCACTCATTAGATGTCTCATTACTACTAATAGTTTGATTCCGGAGTAGCTGGAGAGGATGCACCAGTGTTAACACTTTTCTGAGGTGAGGTGTCATTGCTCTGAGACGAGGCAGTAGCAGAAGTATTATTAGCACCAGTGCTCGGCTCCTTCACTGGAGAGTTATTTGTATCAGGTGTACTTGATGCACTTGCACCTTCAGAGACTGATTTTTCAGGGGCAACTTTCTGAGGTGTTTCATCAGATTTCTTCTTAGATTCAGGATTAAAATGTCCATTCACAATTTTCTTCAATTCTTCCAGTTCATTGGGCTTCATATTAGTTACTTTTGATGTTATCAATTCATTTATACCATTACTTCCATCTTTGGAATGTGCGGCTGAAAGATCTTCGTAGTTTACACCAGCCTGCGCCAGAGCCCTACGAAGTGCAGATGCCTTCGCCGACTCCTTTCTGTCAATACGCATCATAGGCCTGAATATTGGCCTCAAAGAGTTCTGTCGCTCAATAAACTTTTTTAACAAGGCAATGTGTTCCTCCTCTTTATCCAGTGTCCAAATGAATTCTTTTAAGCTTTCCACTATAGCAACAGATGCATCTCCACTACCTTTATTTTCCTGTCGCTCATCAAATAAGTGGTGCACAATCTGTAACAAACAATATGTTCGTATGTTCAGCAGATTCTGAAAACAGTTAAGTTCACAAAATCAAAAAGATTACAGTGACATATT
This window encodes:
- the LOC126266874 gene encoding maternal protein exuperantia isoform X2; translation: MVSTTVSENGTESGKTVDLSAGGEYRLIGWDVDATGRTLIDEICQVAAYTPTDKFSQYIMPFGDLNPASRNRHNMAVVTIGRYRMLKDIKAGKVLKTKSEISALTDFVHWLEQISGKTKQSLILVSHENQKLASSLLLEALRKYNLLDRFCAVVKGFVNGFSVAEVKCAKTVKAFTLRTLSRVLLDKEEDLSSAVDRARLAYQIVHHLFDERQENKGSGDASVAIVESLKEFIWTLDKEEEHIALLKKFIERQNSLRPIFRPMMRIDRKESAKASALRRALAQAGVNYEDLSAAHSKDGSNGINELITSKVTNMKPNELEELKKIVNGHFNPESKKKSDETPQKVAPEKSVSEGASASSTPDTNNSPVKEPSTGANNTSATASSQSNDTSPQKSVNTGASSPATPESNY